The genomic stretch TTGTTCTCGGACTGACACGCGACGACACACGCGTTGCACCCGGTGCAGACATTCAGGTCGATTGTCATGCCCCACTGATGCGTGCCGTCGATGTTCGGATGCGTGCTGCCGTCGAGATTCGGATGTTCGTAGAGGGACTGGCCTCGGGGCGACGTCGAGACTTTGCCCGCGAGAGGCATGTCGGTGTCTTTGCCGTACACCGGCGGGGTGTGAGACTCCATCCCCATCGTGTCGACGAAGTCGGGATGGGCCACGTAGTCTTCCAGATTGGCCTCGCGCACGATGGCGCGACCTTCCATCGACCAGTGCTCTTGGGTGTTGGCCAGTTTGGACGAACGCCCAGGGATCAGTTCGATCTTCCCTCCTTGTGCGAAAGACAGCGAATCGGTGGTGCGCACCGAGTAAGCGTTGAAACCGGAACCGGTCCCGATGCGACCGGTGCGGCTCCGTCCGTAACCGAGAGGCAGGATGACGGTGTAATTGGCGAGACCGGGCTGGATATGCACCGGCCCTTCGACCGAGCGTCCATCCACGCTGATGCGCGCCCAAGGGGCGGTTTGCTTGCCGATGTCGAAGCTGTTCGGGTTCTTGCGTGTGATCTGAAGCGCGGAATCCTTGGCCACGATGCCCAGTTCGGCGGCAAGACGAGGACTGACGTTGATGGCGTTGTCCCACGTGAGTTTAGAGATCGGGTCGGGACACTCCTGGAGCCAGCCGTTGTTCACGAAACGTCCGTCGTCCAGCTTGAGGTCGGCGGCGAAGACGACCTCGAGCGAGTCAGCTGTCGGAGAGAGCGGAGCCGGAGCCGCAGAGACGAGTGCAGCGAGTTGTCCAACCGAGAAACCAGATGCCGCCCTATACCCAGTGCCTTCGAGCACGCCTTCATGCAGGAATCGCTTGAACGCCTTCTCGGCACCGTCGCCGCTGCTTGCGAGCGTTTGGATGGTGGCGAACACTTGGCTGTAGGGATCAGGAGACTGTTCGCCGAGGATACGCGCCATCACCTCGATCTCGGTGAGTCCACCGAAGAGAGGGAGGATCATCGGCTGAACCGGAACGACGACGCCCTCGGGAGTACGTGCGTCTCCCCACGATTCCAAGTAATGCGCAGCGGTCAGATGCCACTGCACACCGTCTGACGTTTCGTCCTCGTAGTAGCCGAGACGGACGACTTCGCCGATCGATTTCTGAAGCGAAGCCCAATCGAGATCGGCCGGTGCGTTGTAGACGGGATTTCCTCCCAAGACGACGAGCGTGGAAATCGTTCCCGATCGAACCGCCGATGCGAGATCGCCGATCGAAGCGGCCGACTCCGCACCGGTCTCGAGGAGCATCATGGTCCGGTTCATGTTGCCCAACGCTTGGTTGATCAACAGGGCGACTGCGTGCGCCGCTTCGGGCAGATGTTCACCGGCGACAACGAGGCTAGTTCCGCGGTGCGCCTTCAAGTCTGCCGCACATGCCTCGATCCAACGGGCCTCGGCAGGAGCCGCGCTGGCGAGTCCCGACAAACCCGCGGTCGGGGCAACGCCGACCGCGAGTGCGAGTTGAGCCAAGAACGCAGTCATCTGGCCACTTGCCAAGCGCAAGCGGTGATCGGCCATCCCACCGGTGATGGTCAGTGCACTCTCGACCGAGTAGAGACGGTTCATCCCAGCCACCGGATCGGCGAGACGGCGCCCATCTGCAAAGCTGCGGGCGTTGGACACATGGCCCTCTCCCGAGCCGAGGATGTCGGCATCCACAGTCAATATGCGAGCGGCAGAGGCGAGCGAGAGATGGGTCTTTGCCGGTCGTCCTGCTGCGGCGGATGCAGCACGAACGCTTCCGATCGAAGCCAGCGGCTCGTACTCCGCCCATACGGCCTGCGGAAAACGTGCCTTCAAGGCACGAACCAACCGCAATCGAGTCGGAGAACTCGATTGCTCGGCGAGAAACGCGAGTCCCGCGCCCCCGTTGGAGGCGTAACGCCGCCCGATTCCGGCGAGGAGATCGTTGACCTCGGCGACCGTGGTCCGAGCCCCTGCTTTGCGGTGAGCGATCGAGCGGTCCGGATCGTAAAGGTCGAGGATCGAAGCCTGCGCCATCAGGTCGGTGGCGCCACCGTTGGGCGTGTAACTCGGGTTGCCCTCGATCTTCGTCGGGCGGCCTGCGTGAGTCTCCACGACGATCGGCATGGCGCTACCGCGCAACGGAAACGACGACGCGTAATAGAGGGGAAGACCGGTGACGTTGTGTTCCGGAGTCTTCGCATATGCGAGGATCTTGGCCTCGGGACGGCGACACCCGGAAAGCGCGAATCCCCCGAAAGCGAAGGACGCCGCCATGATCTTGAAGAAGTGCCGACGGTCGACCTCGTCGAGTTCGGAAGCGCCCTCGGGAAACTCGCGGGCGACATACTCCTTGAAGCCCGGGGTTTCCTGCAACTCGTCGAGACTGCGCCAGTAGCGAGGGCCGGTTTGCTCGGCGCGGGTGGGTTCGGGATGGGTGAAAACGCGTTTCATCGGTGGCAACCGGAGCAGCTTTGCGGCGGCTTGATGTTCCATTTACTGACCAACTCGCGGCCCAGCTCGACGCGAGCCTCCGGACTGGCGGCCTGCCAGTCGAGGTTGAAGACCTCCTCCAACGGGCGGACCTTTTCCTCCGGCGCACGATGGCAGTCGAGGCACCAGCCCATGCTTTGGGAGTGCGCATGGAAGACGACCTCCATCTCGTTCACTTGTCCGTGGCACTCGTAGCAGCTGACGCCTCGGTTCACGTGAACTTGGTGGCTGAAGTAAACGTAATCAGGTGCTTTGTGAATGCGCACCCACGGAACGGGTTCACCAGTTTCGTAGCTTGCACGGACGGGCTGGAGCAGCGGACTGTCCGTCTTGATGATGCTGTGGCACGCCATGCAGGTATGCGTTGCCGGGACGTTGGAATGATCCGACTCCTCGACGTGCGTGTGGCAATAGCGACAGTCGATCCCGAGCTGCCCGGCGTGCAGACTGTGGTCGAAGGGCACGGGCTGGACCGGAGCGTAGCCGACTCGGGTGTACTTCGGAGTAGCGTAGTAATTCACTCCCGCGAGCACCGTGCCTGCGAAAACGGCCGCGAAGACGGCAATCTTCAGTGGCAGGGTGTTGGCCGATTTAGGAAAGACCTTCGACATGGTTGGATGGAGAGGCGCCGCAGCGAGAGAGAGTGACGAGAATCAACACACGAGCCCGTGGCGTGCCACGTCAGCCGAACGCCGCAATTTGCTCGCGAATGCAGTCCCCCGGACGGAGCGACCGACGACCCAAAGGCGCTCGGGAGGAGCGGCGCGACGACCCGACAAACAGGTCAAACACGCTCTGGAATGCGAGTGGCGGGAGGGAGCTTTGGGCACAGGTCGGGCGAGAGAGTCTTGCAGCGCAAAATTGCGGGGCAGAAAACGAACCGGGAATTTTCAACGCAAATAAAAAAGCCTAACGGCCAAGAATTGCGCGGCCCCATAAGAAACTCACCTCGCCTCGCCGAACATCACTAATAACCGGTGCCGGACGGCGGACTCGGGGAAGTTCGCCCCTTCGCGTCGAGATGCGCAATGATTGTCGTCCTGCACGAGAACGACGATCGGCTCAATCGACGAACAATCCGTCGCGCATCGAGAGGGTGCGATCACAGCGCGACGCGATCTCGGGGTTGTGGGTCACGAGCACCACCGCTTGCTGCTTTTCTTTCGCGAGTCGCAACAGGAGTTCGAAGACCAAACCCGAGTTCGCTACGTCCAGATTTCCCGTCGGCTCGTCCGCGAGAAGAAGTGCCGGCTCGTTCGCCAAACTACGCGCGATCGCGACGCGTTGCTGCTCGCCGCCCGACAACTGCGTCGGCAGCCGCCCCGTCTTCGCGCCGAGTCCCACCGCACCGAGCAGCTCCAAGGCGCGTGCCCGCATCGCCTCGGGAGCGAGTACACCGAGTTTGCGCATCGGCAGCATGACGTTTTCCAATGCGGAAAACTCCGGCAGGAGAAAATGGAACTGGAAGACGAAGCCGATGTGTTCCGCCCGCAGAGCGGTCCGGCGTTCGTCGCCAGCCGCAGACGCCTCGACACCCCGGATCTCGATCGAACCCGCATCCGCTCGGTCGAGCAGCCCGAGCAAGTAGAGCAACGTGGACTTTCCGCAGCCCGACGGGCCGACGATCGCCGTCACTTCACCCGGGCACGCGTCGAAACTCACACCACGCAGGACGTGCACCCTACCCTCGCCCGCTCCCAAGTAACGGTGCAGTCCCTCGCACCGCACCACCGCCGAGGCCAGCGATCGCATGTTCTTCCCTGCACTCACGTCGCGGTCCCCCGGATGACGTCTCCCGGCTCCAGCCGAGCGGCGCGGCGCGCCGGGATGAGGCTCGCGATCATCACGATGACGCCCGCCGTGAGTGCCGCCCACACGTAGTGCCAAATCGACCAGTGCACCACGAAGTGATCGGTACTGAAAATGCCACGGATACGTATCGGAAGACTCGATACACCCCACGTGATCGCCGCTCCGACCATACAGCCCAAGACCGTGCCGATCGCCAAGACGATGGCACCCTGCCACAGGAAGATGCGGCTGATGTCGCGCCTCGTGTAACCCATCGAGCGTAGGATCGCGATCTCCCTTGTCTTCTCCATGACGATCATCGCCAACGTGTTGAACATACCCAGGCCGGAAATGAGGATGATGCTGGAAACGGTGATGGCGAAGGACACTTGCAGAAATCCGAAGACGTCGAGCC from Opitutales bacterium ASA1 encodes the following:
- a CDS encoding TAT-variant-translocated molybdopterin oxidoreductase, with protein sequence MKRVFTHPEPTRAEQTGPRYWRSLDELQETPGFKEYVAREFPEGASELDEVDRRHFFKIMAASFAFGGFALSGCRRPEAKILAYAKTPEHNVTGLPLYYASSFPLRGSAMPIVVETHAGRPTKIEGNPSYTPNGGATDLMAQASILDLYDPDRSIAHRKAGARTTVAEVNDLLAGIGRRYASNGGAGLAFLAEQSSSPTRLRLVRALKARFPQAVWAEYEPLASIGSVRAASAAAGRPAKTHLSLASAARILTVDADILGSGEGHVSNARSFADGRRLADPVAGMNRLYSVESALTITGGMADHRLRLASGQMTAFLAQLALAVGVAPTAGLSGLASAAPAEARWIEACAADLKAHRGTSLVVAGEHLPEAAHAVALLINQALGNMNRTMMLLETGAESAASIGDLASAVRSGTISTLVVLGGNPVYNAPADLDWASLQKSIGEVVRLGYYEDETSDGVQWHLTAAHYLESWGDARTPEGVVVPVQPMILPLFGGLTEIEVMARILGEQSPDPYSQVFATIQTLASSGDGAEKAFKRFLHEGVLEGTGYRAASGFSVGQLAALVSAAPAPLSPTADSLEVVFAADLKLDDGRFVNNGWLQECPDPISKLTWDNAINVSPRLAAELGIVAKDSALQITRKNPNSFDIGKQTAPWARISVDGRSVEGPVHIQPGLANYTVILPLGYGRSRTGRIGTGSGFNAYSVRTTDSLSFAQGGKIELIPGRSSKLANTQEHWSMEGRAIVREANLEDYVAHPDFVDTMGMESHTPPVYGKDTDMPLAGKVSTSPRGQSLYEHPNLDGSTHPNIDGTHQWGMTIDLNVCTGCNACVVACQSENNIPIVGRDQVRRGREMHWIRLDRYYSDGRTLGEAFGGKQNSEIPEDPQVSLQPVGCLHCETAPCETVCPVNATVHDEEGLNTMAYNRCVGTRYCANNCPYKVRRFNFFDFNQRRIDSLYSGPTAPKGMPELVQMSKNPDVTVRMRGVMEKCTYCVQRIQEAKIAAKVRARGSADVVVRDGELKVACQQVCPTEAIVFGNLLDPESKVSKAKASNRDYSLLGYLNTRPRTTYLARIRNPNRDMPDYRDLPLSRVEYDARNPHGDHGHGDHGHDSNSHAPSH
- a CDS encoding cytochrome c3 family protein; the protein is MSKVFPKSANTLPLKIAVFAAVFAGTVLAGVNYYATPKYTRVGYAPVQPVPFDHSLHAGQLGIDCRYCHTHVEESDHSNVPATHTCMACHSIIKTDSPLLQPVRASYETGEPVPWVRIHKAPDYVYFSHQVHVNRGVSCYECHGQVNEMEVVFHAHSQSMGWCLDCHRAPEEKVRPLEEVFNLDWQAASPEARVELGRELVSKWNIKPPQSCSGCHR
- a CDS encoding ABC transporter ATP-binding protein translates to MRSLASAVVRCEGLHRYLGAGEGRVHVLRGVSFDACPGEVTAIVGPSGCGKSTLLYLLGLLDRADAGSIEIRGVEASAAGDERRTALRAEHIGFVFQFHFLLPEFSALENVMLPMRKLGVLAPEAMRARALELLGAVGLGAKTGRLPTQLSGGEQQRVAIARSLANEPALLLADEPTGNLDVANSGLVFELLLRLAKEKQQAVVLVTHNPEIASRCDRTLSMRDGLFVD